One genomic window of alpha proteobacterium U9-1i includes the following:
- a CDS encoding pyruvate kinase produces the protein MRARDCKIVATMGPASDPPERLAMLVEAGVNCFRLNFSHGAREDHARRLAAIREAERKVGAPIGVFADLQGPKIRVGSFVNGEVKLRYGQIVTLEASAEPGDDTIIRLPHPEIVQSLEEGDVLKLDDGKMQLTVTERHVTQVKARVDFGGTLKNQKGLNVPTRRIPISALTEKDKEDLAYALELGVDYIALSFVQHPDDVREARALVGDRAGIISKIEKPSALDLIDEIVELSDAVMVARGDLGVELPPEMVPIAQRKIIRAARAAGRPVIVATHMLESMVDAPTPTRAEASDVATAVYQGADAVMLSAESAVGRHPETAVAIMDRIIRAVEADAEYWAGLPRDMAPPQATTADAIALSARHITDVLDCAAVVAYTATGSTALRVARERPRCGVVGLTPVVETARRLTLVWGVKSVVSEDVANVEEMVAKADAALRTLAAVEVGDRVVVIAGIPFGRAGKTNTIRIFRVE, from the coding sequence ATGCGCGCCCGCGATTGTAAGATCGTCGCCACAATGGGGCCGGCGAGTGACCCGCCGGAGCGCCTGGCGATGCTGGTCGAGGCCGGCGTCAATTGCTTTCGGCTAAACTTCAGTCATGGCGCGCGCGAGGACCATGCGCGCAGACTGGCGGCGATCCGCGAGGCGGAGAGAAAAGTGGGCGCGCCAATTGGCGTCTTCGCTGATCTGCAGGGGCCGAAGATTCGGGTTGGCAGTTTCGTGAACGGCGAAGTGAAGCTGCGTTACGGCCAGATCGTGACGCTCGAGGCGTCCGCTGAGCCGGGCGACGACACAATCATTCGCCTGCCGCATCCGGAAATCGTGCAATCGCTCGAAGAGGGCGATGTGCTGAAGCTCGACGACGGCAAGATGCAGCTCACGGTCACGGAGAGGCATGTGACGCAGGTGAAAGCGCGCGTCGATTTTGGAGGCACGCTCAAGAACCAGAAGGGGCTCAATGTTCCGACGCGCCGCATCCCGATCTCGGCGTTGACTGAGAAGGACAAAGAAGATCTCGCCTACGCGCTCGAACTGGGTGTCGACTACATCGCGCTTTCGTTCGTGCAGCACCCTGACGACGTGCGCGAGGCACGGGCGTTGGTCGGTGATCGCGCCGGCATCATTTCCAAGATCGAAAAGCCATCGGCGTTGGACCTGATCGACGAGATCGTCGAACTGTCGGACGCGGTGATGGTGGCTCGGGGCGATTTGGGTGTCGAGTTGCCGCCGGAAATGGTGCCGATCGCGCAGCGCAAGATCATCCGCGCCGCCCGTGCCGCCGGCCGACCGGTGATCGTGGCGACACATATGCTGGAAAGCATGGTGGATGCGCCAACGCCGACGCGTGCAGAAGCGTCGGACGTAGCGACGGCCGTGTATCAAGGTGCGGACGCCGTGATGCTCTCTGCGGAAAGCGCGGTCGGTCGCCACCCGGAAACCGCGGTTGCGATCATGGACCGCATCATTCGCGCGGTGGAGGCGGACGCCGAATATTGGGCGGGTCTGCCGCGCGACATGGCGCCGCCGCAAGCCACTACCGCCGATGCGATCGCGCTTTCGGCGCGCCACATCACCGACGTGCTCGATTGTGCGGCCGTGGTCGCCTACACCGCGACAGGTTCGACGGCGCTGCGCGTTGCCCGTGAGCGCCCGCGCTGTGGCGTTGTGGGGCTTACGCCGGTTGTGGAAACGGCGCGACGTTTGACCTTGGTGTGGGGCGTGAAGAGCGTCGTCAGCGAAGACGTCGCCAACGTCGAGGAGATGGTCGCGAAGGCTGACGCCGCGTTGCGTACGCTCGCTGCGGTGGAGGTGGGCGACCGGGTCGTGGTGATCGCCGGCATCCCGTTCGGACGCGCGGGCAAAACCAACACGATCCGCATTTTCCGGGTGGAGTAG
- a CDS encoding glutathione S-transferase translates to MIVVHHLEESRSQRVLWLLEELDLAYQVKRYPRDPKTRLAPPELKEIHPLGKSPIVEVDGRVLAESAAIIEFFAETHAGGALAAAPGDAARADYLFWLHYAEGSAMLPIMLMLYVGRLGEAGAPLHPRIFSELENHLGFVDRALEGRETFVGTRFTAADIQMSFVADAAGAGGRLANYPNLARARAANQKRPAYQRALERGGPYKMGG, encoded by the coding sequence ATGATCGTCGTACATCATCTGGAGGAGAGCCGGTCGCAGCGCGTGCTGTGGCTGCTCGAAGAGCTGGATTTGGCGTATCAGGTGAAGCGCTATCCGCGCGACCCGAAAACGCGCCTGGCGCCGCCGGAGTTGAAAGAGATTCACCCGCTCGGCAAATCGCCGATCGTCGAGGTTGACGGGCGCGTGCTCGCGGAGAGCGCGGCGATCATCGAATTCTTTGCCGAAACACATGCTGGGGGCGCGCTGGCGGCGGCGCCTGGCGATGCGGCACGCGCGGACTATCTGTTTTGGCTTCACTACGCCGAAGGCTCGGCAATGCTGCCGATCATGCTCATGTTGTATGTCGGCCGCTTGGGCGAAGCGGGCGCGCCGTTGCATCCCCGCATATTCTCAGAACTGGAAAACCACCTGGGCTTCGTCGATCGCGCACTTGAAGGTCGCGAGACATTTGTTGGGACACGGTTCACCGCCGCCGACATCCAGATGAGCTTCGTCGCCGACGCGGCGGGTGCAGGCGGCCGGCTCGCCAATTATCCAAATCTCGCCCGCGCCCGCGCTGCGAACCAGAAGCGCCCGGCGTATCAACGCGCGCTGGAACGCGGCGGGCCCTACAAGATGGGTGGTTGA
- a CDS encoding gluconolactonase: MSSFEVLCEDLQFPEGPIAMPDGSVILVEIKRKTLSRVWNGKRETIAELGGGPNGAAFGPDGAIYVTNNGGFQYHDVGGFTLPGNAAPDYVIGRIERVDLSTGKFERVYDHVGEHKLSGPNDLVFDKAGGMWFTDLGKNYHRHTDRGGLYYAKPDGSLIKEAGYGFVGLNGVGLSPDEKTVYAAETETGKLWAFEITGEGEIARPMFGLPGRCVAVQTAHVFFDSLAVQANGDVCVATLINGGVTTITPSGASTHAPLPDPLVTNICFGGADMRDAFITLSATGKLIKARWPEPGLKLNFAAY, encoded by the coding sequence ATGTCCAGTTTCGAAGTGCTGTGCGAAGATCTGCAATTCCCCGAAGGCCCGATCGCGATGCCTGATGGCAGCGTGATCCTTGTGGAGATCAAGCGCAAAACGTTGTCACGCGTATGGAATGGAAAGCGGGAGACGATTGCTGAACTGGGCGGAGGCCCGAACGGCGCGGCGTTCGGGCCCGACGGGGCGATCTATGTCACCAACAATGGCGGCTTTCAGTACCATGACGTCGGCGGCTTTACTTTGCCGGGAAACGCCGCGCCCGATTACGTCATTGGCCGCATCGAGCGCGTTGATCTCTCAACGGGCAAATTCGAGCGCGTGTACGACCATGTCGGCGAGCATAAACTGTCAGGGCCGAACGATCTGGTGTTCGATAAAGCTGGCGGGATGTGGTTCACCGATCTCGGCAAGAATTATCACCGCCACACCGACCGCGGCGGGCTGTACTACGCCAAGCCTGATGGCTCGTTGATCAAGGAGGCGGGCTATGGCTTCGTCGGCCTCAACGGCGTTGGGCTCTCGCCGGACGAGAAGACCGTCTATGCCGCCGAAACAGAAACCGGAAAGCTCTGGGCTTTCGAGATCACTGGAGAGGGCGAGATCGCTCGTCCGATGTTCGGGTTGCCCGGACGCTGCGTCGCCGTGCAGACGGCGCATGTGTTCTTCGACAGCCTCGCCGTGCAGGCCAATGGCGATGTCTGCGTAGCCACGCTGATAAATGGCGGCGTCACCACGATCACGCCCTCCGGGGCGTCCACGCACGCGCCCTTGCCCGATCCCCTGGTGACCAATATTTGTTTCGGCGGCGCGGACATGCGCGACGCGTTCATTACGCTGTCCGCCACCGGAAAATTGATCAAGGCTCGCTGGCCTGAGCCGGGCTTAAAGCTCAATTTTGCGGCCTACTGA
- a CDS encoding cytochrome b: MSGERTVRVWDVPTRLFHWSLLALVVTAWFTGEGEGATAEIHRYAGEAVAGLIVFRVLWGFIGGERARFADFAAGPSAVVAHVRDLFSVQPKRYLGHNPLGGVAVFLLLAVVGAVVLTGLFSGGESAGGPFAGVWGLELSEVHEASFRVLQALVAVHLLGVLIESLKAKDTLIPAMVTGVKRRRDDEPGDNAKRAGAAALAFALVAGVLSSMWLMAQPSASTGASERHYERRYDD, from the coding sequence GTGTCTGGCGAGCGTACAGTGCGCGTGTGGGATGTGCCAACGCGCCTATTTCATTGGAGTTTGCTGGCGCTGGTCGTGACGGCCTGGTTCACCGGCGAGGGGGAGGGGGCGACGGCCGAGATCCACCGCTATGCCGGCGAAGCCGTCGCCGGCCTCATCGTCTTTCGCGTGCTTTGGGGATTCATCGGCGGCGAACGTGCGCGGTTCGCGGATTTCGCCGCAGGGCCCTCGGCAGTTGTCGCCCACGTGCGCGATCTCTTCTCGGTGCAGCCGAAACGTTATCTTGGGCATAATCCGTTGGGTGGGGTCGCCGTATTCCTGTTGCTTGCAGTAGTTGGCGCGGTCGTGCTGACCGGCCTTTTCAGCGGCGGCGAGAGCGCGGGCGGGCCGTTCGCAGGCGTTTGGGGGCTTGAGCTTTCCGAGGTGCACGAAGCCTCTTTCCGTGTTCTGCAGGCCCTTGTCGCAGTGCACCTTCTTGGTGTCCTCATCGAAAGCCTGAAGGCCAAGGACACTTTGATCCCGGCAATGGTAACGGGCGTCAAACGCCGACGCGACGACGAGCCCGGTGATAACGCAAAGCGTGCAGGCGCCGCCGCGCTCGCGTTCGCTCTCGTGGCGGGCGTTTTATCGAGCATGTGGCTCATGGCTCAACCTTCGGCCAGCACAGGCGCCTCCGAACGCCATTATGAGCGCCGTTACGACGATTAG
- a CDS encoding dihydrofolate reductase, which translates to MTHPKLTLVVAVAKNGVIGRDGSLPWRLSSDMKRFKAATIGKPVLMGRKTWESLPKRPLVERDNLVLTRDANFAAPGAWVYTSLDAMLAAGRAMAEKRGVDEVCVIGGAQLYEATAPLAERIVLTEVNLEPHGDARLSLDLTQWREVSREHMPRGEKDDSDFVVRILSR; encoded by the coding sequence GTGACTCATCCGAAACTCACTCTGGTCGTCGCTGTCGCGAAGAATGGCGTCATCGGCCGCGATGGCAGTTTGCCGTGGCGGCTGTCGTCCGACATGAAGCGTTTCAAAGCGGCGACCATTGGCAAGCCGGTGCTTATGGGGCGGAAGACTTGGGAGTCGCTGCCCAAACGGCCGCTGGTGGAGCGAGACAATCTTGTGTTGACTCGCGACGCCAATTTCGCCGCGCCGGGCGCTTGGGTTTACACGAGCCTCGACGCCATGCTCGCCGCCGGCCGCGCGATGGCGGAGAAGCGCGGCGTAGACGAAGTGTGTGTTATCGGCGGCGCGCAGCTCTACGAGGCAACGGCGCCGCTGGCGGAGCGCATCGTTCTGACCGAAGTGAACCTCGAACCTCACGGCGATGCACGCCTTTCACTTGATCTCACGCAGTGGCGCGAGGTGTCGAGGGAGCACATGCCGCGCGGCGAAAAGGACGACTCGGATTTCGTTGTGCGGATACTGTCTCGCTGA
- a CDS encoding spermidine synthase yields MKPRELLATARIPGGDELRLYRRDGDFMITLGGNELMSSRMSGSEEALALMTCERLRTDAPHLLIGGYGMGFTLRAALARLGPNARCTVAELVPEIIDWARGPMADLAAGCLDDPRVEIVIDDVAALVARRRFDAILLDVDNGPDGLTRAENDRLYSDAGLASAKAALRPGGVLAIWSAGPDRTFSRRLRDAEFKVEEVAVRARSGKGARHVIWFAT; encoded by the coding sequence ATGAAACCGCGCGAGCTGCTCGCCACAGCACGGATTCCCGGCGGCGACGAACTGCGCCTCTATCGGCGCGACGGCGATTTCATGATCACGCTTGGCGGCAACGAGCTGATGTCGAGCCGCATGAGCGGGTCGGAGGAGGCGCTGGCGCTGATGACGTGCGAGCGGCTGCGGACGGACGCGCCGCATCTGCTGATTGGCGGGTATGGCATGGGCTTCACGCTCCGCGCCGCGCTGGCGCGGCTTGGGCCGAACGCGCGTTGCACGGTCGCTGAGCTGGTACCGGAAATCATCGACTGGGCGCGTGGGCCGATGGCGGATTTGGCTGCAGGCTGCCTGGATGATCCGCGCGTCGAGATCGTTATCGATGATGTCGCGGCGCTTGTCGCGCGCAGGCGCTTTGATGCGATTTTGCTCGATGTGGACAACGGCCCGGATGGCCTTACGCGCGCCGAGAACGATCGGCTCTATTCCGACGCTGGTTTGGCGTCCGCGAAGGCGGCGTTGCGGCCAGGCGGCGTGCTGGCGATCTGGTCGGCTGGCCCGGACCGCACGTTCTCACGCCGATTGCGTGACGCTGAATTCAAGGTTGAGGAAGTGGCCGTGCGCGCGCGCAGCGGCAAGGGCGCGCGGCATGTGATTTGGTTCGCGACTTAG
- a CDS encoding thymidylate synthase, with amino-acid sequence MTSGDVGPESAYIDPMSAQPAPIAHAGRPNPADIAYLGLLKDILDNGTDRGDRTGTGTRGVFGRQLRFDLGAGFPLLTTKKVHLKSIILELLWFLRGDSNVRWLQEQGVTIWDEWADSEGELGPVYGKQWRSWEAKDGRVIDQIANVVRSIETNPNSRRHIVSAWNPAEVDQMALPPCHCLFQFFVADGKLSCQLYQRSADVFLGVPFNIASYALLTRMMAQVTGLEPGEFVHTFGDAHLYMNHFEQAKLQLSRAPYPAPAMLINPARKDIFAFEFGDFTLQNYTAHPLIRAPIAV; translated from the coding sequence ATGACGAGCGGTGATGTTGGCCCCGAGTCGGCCTATATCGACCCTATGAGCGCGCAACCCGCCCCGATTGCCCACGCCGGTCGCCCGAACCCGGCGGATATCGCCTATCTGGGCCTGCTCAAGGACATTCTGGACAACGGCACGGACCGCGGCGACCGCACCGGCACCGGCACGCGGGGCGTGTTCGGCCGTCAGCTGCGCTTCGATCTCGGCGCCGGCTTTCCGCTGCTGACGACGAAGAAGGTCCACCTCAAATCGATCATCCTCGAACTGCTCTGGTTCCTGCGCGGCGATTCCAATGTGCGCTGGTTGCAGGAGCAGGGGGTCACGATCTGGGACGAGTGGGCCGATAGCGAAGGCGAGCTTGGCCCCGTCTATGGCAAGCAATGGCGCTCCTGGGAGGCCAAGGACGGGCGGGTCATTGATCAGATCGCCAACGTCGTGCGCTCGATCGAGACCAACCCGAACTCACGCCGCCATATCGTCAGCGCGTGGAACCCGGCTGAGGTGGACCAGATGGCGCTGCCGCCGTGCCATTGTCTGTTCCAGTTTTTCGTCGCCGATGGGAAGTTGAGTTGTCAGCTCTACCAACGCAGCGCCGACGTGTTCCTCGGCGTGCCGTTCAACATTGCGAGCTACGCTTTGCTCACGCGTATGATGGCGCAAGTGACGGGGCTAGAGCCCGGCGAGTTCGTGCACACGTTCGGCGACGCGCACCTCTACATGAACCATTTCGAGCAAGCGAAGCTGCAGCTCTCCCGCGCGCCGTACCCCGCGCCGGCGATGCTGATTAATCCGGCGCGCAAGGATATCTTCGCGTTCGAGTTCGGCGATTTCACGCTGCAGAATTACACCGCGCACCCACTGATCAGAGCGCCGATCGCGGTATAG
- a CDS encoding putative outer membrane lipoprotein: MGVPGETADRRKLNLRKHPIAAGFAAAIALLLGYLYAPLSAPNVAPPSAGDCVTLHLWSNGYHSDIGAPASLFPDDHPLRRLYPEARAFLIGWGDQAFYYSDGTNLWLGLDAIIPPSPSVMHITYDAPEAAAYLGPNDDLAMAVSREGAARFVAYIDRALILDDAGQVIVTTPGKVIGRSVFVKTRGSFHLFNVCNQWMARALRAAGINVNARAAWLAGPLIRQARRVSSPACSE, from the coding sequence ATGGGCGTTCCGGGCGAGACTGCTGACCGAAGAAAACTGAACCTGCGCAAGCATCCGATCGCGGCAGGCTTTGCCGCCGCGATCGCGTTGCTGCTGGGCTATCTGTATGCGCCGCTGTCCGCGCCGAACGTGGCGCCGCCCAGCGCTGGCGATTGCGTCACGCTGCATCTGTGGTCGAACGGATATCATTCCGACATCGGCGCGCCGGCGTCGCTGTTTCCGGACGACCACCCGCTGCGGCGGCTCTACCCTGAGGCGCGCGCGTTCCTGATCGGCTGGGGCGATCAGGCGTTCTACTATTCCGACGGCACAAACCTGTGGCTTGGCCTCGACGCCATCATCCCACCCAGCCCGAGCGTGATGCACATCACCTACGACGCGCCCGAAGCCGCCGCCTATCTGGGCCCGAACGACGATCTGGCGATGGCGGTGTCGCGCGAAGGCGCGGCGCGGTTCGTGGCGTACATCGACCGGGCCTTGATCTTGGATGACGCCGGGCAGGTGATCGTCACGACTCCGGGGAAGGTGATCGGTCGGTCGGTGTTCGTGAAAACGCGTGGGTCGTTCCACTTGTTCAACGTCTGCAATCAATGGATGGCGCGGGCGCTCCGGGCGGCTGGGATCAACGTGAACGCACGCGCCGCCTGGCTCGCCGGCCCGCTGATCCGGCAGGCGCGGCGGGTTTCTAGCCCTGCTTGTTCCGAATAA
- a CDS encoding aquaporin Z, with amino-acid sequence MTRKFAAEFVGTFTLVLFGCGAAVLAGFNIVGQDGIAWAFGLAIVAMAYGIGPVSGCHINPAVSFGAFMAGRMSLSDMLVYWLAQCLGAIVGAGVLYVIASGSPDYALLDDGLGQNGYGLTGSPGDYSLVAGAVFEVIATFLFVTVILGVTGKNGAGQFAGLAIGLTLVVIHIVGIQVTGVSVNPARSLGPAVWVLGGAIQQLWLFIVAPLVGAGLAGWAFRARLLTEEN; translated from the coding sequence ATGACGCGGAAGTTCGCGGCCGAGTTTGTCGGCACATTCACTCTGGTTCTGTTTGGTTGCGGTGCGGCGGTGCTCGCCGGCTTCAACATCGTCGGCCAGGACGGCATCGCCTGGGCGTTCGGGCTGGCGATCGTGGCGATGGCCTACGGCATCGGCCCGGTTTCGGGCTGCCATATCAATCCAGCTGTCAGCTTCGGCGCCTTCATGGCCGGGCGTATGAGCCTAAGCGACATGCTGGTGTATTGGCTGGCGCAATGCCTGGGCGCGATTGTCGGCGCGGGCGTGCTCTACGTGATCGCCTCGGGTTCTCCCGATTATGCGCTGCTCGACGATGGCTTGGGCCAAAACGGCTACGGGCTCACCGGTTCGCCGGGCGATTACAGCTTGGTCGCGGGCGCGGTGTTTGAGGTGATCGCGACGTTCCTGTTCGTGACCGTGATCCTCGGTGTCACAGGCAAGAACGGCGCGGGCCAGTTCGCCGGCTTGGCGATTGGCTTAACGCTCGTCGTCATCCACATTGTCGGCATTCAGGTCACGGGCGTTTCGGTGAACCCGGCGCGCTCGCTTGGGCCTGCCGTATGGGTGCTGGGCGGGGCGATCCAACAGCTGTGGCTGTTCATCGTTGCGCCGCTCGTGGGTGCGGGGCTGGCGGGATGGGCGTTCCGGGCGAGACTGCTGACCGAAGAAAACTGA
- a CDS encoding Zn-dependent hydrolases, whose product MAAGVHRKPGAQARASCVHPERSGDRIMLHRRTLLAAAAAAALPSNAMAQTPSDAGARVEQLTDNAFAILHDNATDEWPHSNVGVIVGRRSVFVIDSNYLPSRAVADIALIRQITDKPVSHLVTTHWHFDHNNGAIAYRDAFPNVELIAERETARWIELNQTYWQRLSTAPESARRAALTTLEQELATGAALTAEERAARTTIIAQRQNEMRELGELRIVTPERVFDGQLNLNFEGTRIEIKDWGPANSPHDATIWLPRERILFAGDILVQSPLPYTGASWPVHWAQVLRQIEAMPIAKLVPGHGPVMTDHSYTRAVGALMEATLTRVEAMVREGKTLAQVQDDLNLDDVRAAVPVWNGPDVPDDDWTYTRRTLAERAFVGLRGQGGR is encoded by the coding sequence ATGGCCGCGGGCGTTCATCGCAAACCTGGCGCGCAAGCGCGCGCGAGTTGCGTTCATCCGGAACGTTCCGGAGATCGCATCATGCTGCACCGCCGCACCCTGCTCGCCGCCGCCGCGGCGGCCGCTCTTCCATCAAACGCCATGGCGCAAACACCGTCCGATGCCGGCGCTCGGGTCGAGCAGCTGACGGACAACGCATTCGCGATCCTGCATGACAACGCCACCGACGAATGGCCGCACTCGAACGTCGGCGTCATCGTCGGCCGGCGCAGCGTGTTCGTGATCGACAGCAATTACCTGCCCTCTCGAGCCGTTGCCGACATCGCCCTCATCCGCCAGATCACCGATAAGCCCGTGAGCCATCTCGTCACCACGCACTGGCATTTCGATCACAACAACGGTGCGATCGCCTACCGCGACGCATTCCCCAACGTCGAGCTGATCGCAGAGCGCGAAACCGCGCGATGGATCGAATTGAACCAAACCTATTGGCAGCGGCTGTCGACAGCGCCTGAGAGCGCCCGTCGCGCCGCGCTGACGACCTTGGAGCAAGAATTGGCGACCGGCGCCGCATTGACCGCCGAAGAACGCGCCGCGCGCACCACGATTATTGCCCAGCGCCAGAACGAAATGCGCGAACTGGGCGAGTTGCGCATCGTCACGCCAGAGCGTGTGTTCGACGGGCAGCTAAACCTGAACTTCGAAGGCACGCGCATCGAGATTAAGGATTGGGGGCCGGCCAATTCGCCCCACGACGCCACCATCTGGCTGCCGCGCGAACGCATTCTGTTCGCGGGCGACATCCTGGTGCAATCGCCGCTGCCCTATACCGGCGCCTCCTGGCCCGTCCATTGGGCGCAGGTGTTGCGTCAGATCGAAGCGATGCCGATCGCTAAACTGGTTCCAGGCCACGGCCCAGTGATGACGGACCACAGCTACACGCGCGCGGTGGGCGCGTTGATGGAAGCCACGCTCACCCGCGTTGAGGCCATGGTGCGCGAGGGCAAAACCCTCGCCCAGGTCCAGGACGACCTCAACCTGGACGACGTCCGCGCAGCGGTGCCGGTCTGGAACGGACCAGACGTTCCCGATGACGACTGGACGTACACCCGCCGCACCCTTGCCGAACGCGCTTTCGTCGGCCTGCGTGGCCAGGGTGGCCGCTAG